GACCTAACAATTGGAAACCACCGCAAATTGCCAGCATTACACCGTCATTTTCGATATATTCAGTCAAGGTTTCTTTTTTTGTTTGGATATCTTCTGAAATAATCAGCTGTTCAAAATCTTGACCTCCGCCAACAAAAACTAAATCATATTTATTTGGATCAAAAGGCTCATAAATACTGATGATTTCAGAGCGGAAGTTCACATTCATTTTTTCGGAAAGGTATTTTAACATAAGTATGTTGCCATTATCACCGTAAGTATTCAATAAATTTCCGTATAAGTGACAGACAATTAATTCTTTTGGCACTAATCATTCCTCCTTGTATAAATAGATGATTAACAACAGTTTTTTTTGAATTTTATTGAAATCATAGAAAAGTACGATGCAGTTAGTTTTTTAGGTAACCTTGTGCAGTTAGTGATTTTCTTAACTGTAGAACAGCTGTATATGTGGCTAAAATATAAACATGTTCTGTCGGCAATTCTTTGATTGCTGTAATCACGTTGTCTAAATCAGGAATTTCTTTCAAATTATCTTCAGGGATTCCCGCGACTTTTAAGCGTAAGGCCATATCTGAATGGCGATCACCACCAGCGATTACTTCGGGAATATTCATTTTAGCTAAGGCTTCATGATCACCATCCCAGATCCAACTAATATCAATACCATCTGCGTAATTTGCGTTCAATAAAGAGACAAGAGAGAAAGAATATGGAGCAAGAGCCATCATATCAATGACTTGATTCAAACCAACAGGATTTTTGACCAGAATTAAGGTACATAGTTTACCATTGATATTGATTGTTTCTTGACGACCAAAGACTTTTTCATCATAGCTTAAACCTGCCTTGATTTTCTCTGATGAGACGCCGTAATGTTCAGCAACTGCAGTAGCGGCCAAAGCATTATACACATTGTACATGCCACCAACTGCGATACTATATTCAGCACCGTCGATCACAAAATTCGCAGAAGTATTGTCCATTTTAACCATTTCGGTTAATTGCACGTCAAGCTCTGGTCGATGGAAACCACAGTTTGGACAATAATATTTACCGAGGTTAGCATAGGTGATCATTTTATAGTGTAAAATATGATGACATTTTGGACAAAGCAATCCATCTGTGTTGTAATGGGCCATTTGCTCTTCATCCGCCTTATGATTAAAACCATAATATTTTCTTGGATTAACTGTTTCCACTGAATTGAAGATCGGTGAATCACCATTACAAAGAATTGGTGCATTCGGTGCTGCAGCAGCTCCATCAACTATTAGTTTATACGTAGTATAAATTTCACCATAACGATCCATTTGATCTCGGAAAATATTTGTAAATAAAAATAATTTTGGTTCAATATATTTTGTGACACGACTTAGACTTGCTTCATCAATTTCTAGAACAGCAAATTTTTTCTCTGCCCCTTTAGTTTTAGCAGACAAAAATGTCGAAACGATTCCTTGCTCCATATTCGCTCCAGTTGGATTAGTCAGTACATGGTCGAATTCTTGTCTTAAAATATTTACCGTTAAAGCGGTCGTCAATGTTTTTCCATTTGTACCAGTCACAACGACGATTTCATAATCTTTTGCTAAGGTATCCAAAATTTTTGGATCGATTTTTAATGCTAATTTTCCAGGGTAGCTGCTACCGCCTTTAAAAAAAGTTTGCAGTACCCATTGAGAAGTTTTTCCAGCGGCTATCGCTACGTGACTTCTGATTCCCATAAAGTGCCCTCCAATTTATATCCACTATCGTTGTTGAATTCAACAATAAACTCAATCTATAATACCACAATTAAAAAAAAAAATTAATTCCTTTTACTCTTTCTTACTATATTATGATTTTATCCGCTACTCTATTTAGAAAAGTGAAGAAATAATAAAAACAAAAAATAGACAGTGATGCTCAAAGGGAGCACGACTGTCTATTAAGGGTATGACTATTATTTAGCATCAATGTAACTATATAGAGTATACTTTGAGATATTGAAATATCCAGCGACTTTATCGCCTGATTTTGTCACGAGAAAAGCGCCCTTGCTGTTTAAAAACTGGATACATTTTATTTTATCGTCTTTTGTCATCAAAGGAACAGGTTTTCCAACTAATTTCACTGATTCTTCAATTAAATCATCTAAAAGTTCATTGATATCTTGAGGAATATAATCAGGTTCTTTATCGTTTTCTTGTTCGTCAATCGATACAAGGGATTTTAGAGTTGATTCAGCAGCAATCAGAGCAGTAATATCATAATTGATCGCAAAAATTCCATCTAGACTACCTGATTTATCTTTAAAATATACGGTACTTGATTTTAAAATTCTTCCATCATGTGTTCGGGTTAAATAATTGACATGGTCAATCAAATCAGCTGGATCTTTTTTTAATGCTTCCAAAACTACTTGAGAAGGTCCATCTCCAAGTTGGCGAGAAGAAACGTGACCGTTTTCGATAGATACAATCGTATTGTTTACATTGTTTTCGTTGATCTTATGGATGACGATTTCACAATTCTCACCGAACTGACCAGCTAAAGCCTTTGCGACTTGAGTCAGAAAGTTTAATTTTTCATCTGAGAGCATGGTTTCACTCCTTTCTATAGGAAGTTATGTCAAATATTGGGTAGGTGCTATACGTGTTCTTTCAATGTTATATAGGAAAGAACAGATAAATTACAGTATATCAATAGAAAAAATCAACATTTGTAACTAGCTTTGTGTGTAATGATATCATGCGGTAAATCATAATACAAGACAATGGGCACACTGCACTAAAAAATATTTTTTAGGTAGCATTGTTTTTTTTTAGGTTAAGTGGTATAATTTATTCGAGTTAAGAGAAATAGTTTGCAGTAAATGGGTTTGCAAGCGCTTTTTCGGAGTCGAGTGAGAGTGAAATTGTAGGTGCTTATATCGACTAGATAGTGAATAAATTAACAATATTGTTGTAAGCGTTTTCTGTTTTAGTCAAAAATAATATGAAACTATAGGAGGGCAATGATGTTACTAATAGGAAATGGAAGACTGATCACCAGAGACGGGGAAGGTACATTCATTGGTGATGGTTGTGTCGCAATCGAAGGTCAGAAAATCAAAGCAGTGGGAACGACAGCAAATTTACGGAAAGAGTTTCCAGTAGCTGAATTTATTGATGCAAAAGGTGGAGTGATCATGCCTGGGTTCATCAATATGCATAATCATATTTATAGTACATTTGCTAGAGGACTAAGTATCAATGGCTACCATCCCAAAAATTTTATGGATATTTTGGAAGGTCAGTGGTGGCGGATCGATCGAACATTGAATTTGGAAGACTCATATCATAGCGCAAAAATTGCTTATTTAGATAGTATTAAAAATGGAGTCACGACTGTTTTCGATCATCATGCTAGTTATGGATCGATTGAAGGCAGTTTAACACAACTTTCTAATGCTGCGGATGAATTAGGTGTTCGGACCTGTTTATGCTATGAAGTCTCTGATAGAGATGGTGAAAAACAGATGAAAGCAGCGGTCAAAGAAAATGCTGATTTTATTAAGGTAAGTAGAAGTCGTACTGATGACATGCAAAAAGCTATGATGGGCATGCACGCAGCGTTTACATTGTCAGATCAATCGCTAGAATATTGTGCCGCACATACGCCAGAAGGGGTAGGCTATCATATTCATATCGCAGAAGACATTGCAGATGTATATGACTCATTAACAAAATATGGAAAACCGATTGTAAATCGATTGTATGATCTTGGGATTTTAGGTAAGCAAACGATGGCAGGACATTGTATTCATATCGGGCCTCATGAGATGGAGTTACTGCGAGATACGAATACAATGGTGGTAACAAACCCAGAATCTAATATGGGAAATGCTGTTGGTTGCCCACCTGCGATGCGTATGCTCAATGAGTACGGCATTTTAATGGGGCTAGGTACTGACGGATACACAAACGATGTAACCGAATCATACAAAGTTGGGAATATAATCCATAAACATCATTTAGCAGATCCTAATGCCGCGTGGACAGAGATTCCGCAAATGCTATTTCAAAACAACCCTCAAATGGCAAATCGCTATTTTGAAAAGAAATTAGGTGTCATAGAGCCTGATGCAGCAGCAGATGTGATCGTGTTAGATTACAAAGGACCAACACCAATGACTAAAGATAACTATAACGCTCATATCTTATTTGGTATGAATGGTTCTGCGGTTACCGATACGATCATCAATGGAGAAATTCGTATGAGGAATCGTGAGGTGCAAGGTGTCGATGAAGAAAAAATCTGGCAGGATGCCCAAATACAAGCTCAATCGCTTTGGGCGAGAATTAATAGCTAGTGATTTTTGACTATAAAAATAAAAAGGAGTGACAAACATGAGTGATATCATGCACCCGATTTCGATCGATGGGTTATTGAACTGGATTTTAAATGAGTACAAAAATGAATCAACTATTTTTGGTATAAGGAAGTTTTTCCAAGCAGATCCCAATAAGACTATGACTTTATTTGGCGAAAAAATGGAAACACCTTGTGGCCCAGCGGCAGGACCACATACACAATTATCTCAAAATATTATAGCATCCTATTTAACTGGTTCACGTTTTTTTGAAGTCAAGACCGTTCAAATCATCGACGGGGAAGATTTACCAGTGAGTAAACCATGTATTACTGCAGCAGATGAGTGCTATAACGTGGAATGGTCGACCGAACTTCGAGTTCCCCAAGCTTATGATGAGTATGTTAAAGGGTGGTTTGTTTTAAAGCTACTTAGTAAAGAATTTGATTTAGGTGATCCAAATGGTTTCATCTTTAATATGAGTGTTGGCTATGATTTAGCTGGAATTCAGTCGCCAAAGGTTGATAAGTACATTACAGATATGCAAGATGCTGAAGGCACACCGATTTGGCAAGAGTGTAAAGAAGCCGCTTATAAATATTTACCCCAATTTAAAAAAATCGACCGAGAATATATTGATGGCATCAGTTCAAGAGTTTGTCACTCGATCACTCTTTCCACACTACACGGCTGTCCATCAGACGAAATAGAGCGGATCACTACGTATTTGTTAGAGACGAAAGGGTTGAATTCATTTATTAAATGTAATCCAACAATGCTAGGTTACACATACACACGTCAAACGATGGATGAATTGGGCTTTGATTATATGGTCTTTGATGATCATCATTTTGTAGAAGATTTACAATTTGAAGATGCGGTCCCCATGTTGAAACGACTTCAAAATTTAGCTGATACTAAAGGGTTGAACTTTGGTGTAAAAATCACCAATACGTTTCCTGTGGAAATTGCTGAAGAGGAACTACCTGGAGATGAAATGTATATGTCAGGGCGCTCATTATTCCCATTGAGTATTTCTTTGGCTAAAAAATTATCAGATGCTTTTGACGGGAAACTACAAATTTCTTATTCAGGTGGAGCAGATATTTTTAATATCAAAGATATTTTTGATGCGGGTATTTGGCCGATTACAATGGCAACGACTTTATTAAAACCAGGTGGCTATCAGAGGATGAACCAAGTGGCTAATCTTCTTGGAGAGTCAGCTTATCCAACACAGGTTCGAGTTGATTTAGAGAAACTTACTACGATTGTTGAAAAGGCGAAGTCACAAGCACGATATAAAAAATCGATTAAATTACAAGAGAGTCCCAAACTTCGGACAACTGTTCCTCTGACTAACTGCTACACAGCACCTTGCCGCAGTGACGGAGGCTGTCCAATCAATCAGGATATTCCTGCATACCTTCGCTATGTAAGTGAAGGCAATTATTTAGAGGCATTAAAGGTAATCGTAGATAAAAATCCGTTGCCATTTATTACAGGAACAATTTGTGCCCATCCCTGTATGACCAAATGTACGCGCCAGTTTTATGAAGGAGCGATCAAAATTCGCGAGGCAAAATTGGAAGCTGCTGAACATGCTTACGATGAGCTAATGGCAACGCTGAAAAAACCAGTTCGCAAAGAAAATGCTCCTAAAACAGCTGTTGTTGGCGGAGGTCCGGCCGGAATTTCTGCAGGGTATTTACTTGCCCGTGAAGGAATGCCTGTTACTGTATTTGAAAAAGCAGATACAATTGGTGGTGTTTGCAGCCAAATCGTTCCAGAATTTCGAATTTCAATGAAATCTGTTCAAAACGATGTAGAAATGGCGAAATTTATGGGTGCTGAATTTAAGACAGGGCAAGCCGCACCGAGTATTGAAGCCTTGCGGGAACAAGGATACACTAATGTTATTTATGCGATTGGCGCATGGAAACATGGGAAATTAAGCTTAGAAGCAGGAGAAACACTAAATTCATTAGAATTTTTAAAAGCAAATCGTGAAAATCCCAAAGTTAATCCTTATGGTGAACAAATCGTAGTTGTCGGTGGTGGAAATACAGCGATGGACTGTGCTAGAGCTGCAACTACATTACCAGGAGTAAATAAAGTTTCAGTTGTTTACCGCAGGGATAAACGAAATATGCCAGCGGATGAGGAAGAATTGTATCTTGCTTTAGAAGATGGTGTAGAATTTTTAGAGTTATTATCGCCAATCAAATTGGTAGATGGGTTACTTACTTGTGAAAAAATGCGCTTAGGTGATCGTGATAACACTGGACGTCGTAAACCTGTAGCAACAGGAGAATTTACAGAAGTACCAGCGGATACAGTAATTGCCGCAGTTGGTGAAAAAGTGGATACTGATTTCTATCAGTCAATTGGCATTACAACAGACCAGTATGGAAAGGTTGTATCAAATCAAGAAACGCTAGAAACAAACCTAAAAAATGTTTACGTAATTGGTGATGCGAATTTAGGACCAGCCACAATTGTTGAAGCTATTGCTGATGCAACGAAGGCTGCTGGTGCCATTTGTGAAATTCATAATCATCATTATGAACAAACTAATCTTAATGGTGATGTAGCATCAGTGCGTAATAAACGAGGCGTATTAGAAACAAAAGAAGCATTATGTGGGCAAGCTAGTAATTGTCTAGAATGTTCAACGATTTGTGAATCGTGTATGGATGTTTGCCCAAATAGAGCGAATATTGTTGTAAATGTCAAAGGACAACCACAACCGCAAATTGTTCATGTAGATCGAATGTGTAATGAATGTGGTAACTGCGAAACGTTCTGTCCTTACGCAAGTGCTCCGTATAAAGATAAATTCACTTTATTCAATACAGAAACTGATTTTGAAAATAGTACGAATTCTGGATTCTATGTAATCGATCCAAGCAAAAAAATATGCCTTGTTCGTTTATGGGGCAATGTATCAACGATTCGTTTAGATGAACAAGGAGCAGCGATTCCAAAAGATATCATCGATTTAATGGATACGATGATTGAAGAGTATGAATACTGTATGCAAATGTAACAAGACATGAGTTGCGCAAAACAACTTCTGAATGATGGAGGTTAAAAAAATGTCTATTCTTTTAAAAGGCGGAATCGTGGTATCCGCTCATGGTCGCCGTCAAGTAGATGTGAGAATCGATGGCGAAAAAATTGTTGAAGTAAGCACAAATTTAAAAGCAGAGGATTCTACCATTGAGGATGTTTCGGGTTGTTTTTTACTACCAGGATTTATCGATGCCCATACCCACTTAGAGTTAAATAATGGTAAGGGTTCTATGAGTACTGCAGATAATTTTTACACTGGCAGCAAAGCGGCCGTTGCTAAAGGAACGACTGCTGTGATTGATATGGCTACACCAAGTAAAGGCAGTTCATTAAAAGACTGCCTAGCTACTTGGAATCAGCTTGCTTCTGGAAATAGTTCTTGTGATTATACGTATCATATGTCGATTATTGAGTGGAATCCTAGTATAAAAAAAGAAATCAAAGAAATGATCGAGGATGGAATTACCTCGTTTAAGATGTATATGGCTTATGACAATTTAAGAACAACAGATGCTGAAATTTTTGAGGCAATGAGAGAAATTCGAAAATACCAAGGTATGTTGGGAATTCATTGTGAAAATGGAGATCTAGTGAATGAGATGATTGCAAAATTTGTAGCAGAAGGAAAACTGTCACCACATTATCATCCTTTGACTAGACCCGATTCAGTCGAAGCGGAAGCAGTGGAACGCTACTTAATGATTGCAAAATTAGCTGATTTGCCGGTTAACATTGTTCATCTAAGCACAAAGAGAGCATTAGAAGCTGTAAAAAGAGCGAGAAGTCGCAAACAAAAGGTCTATGTAGAAACCTGTCCCCAATATTTAGTGTTAGATGATCATTTATACGATGGACCTGATTTTGAAGGAGCTAAATATGTTTGTTCCCCCCCCTTACGCAGTATAAATGATCAACATGCGCTATGGGATGGAATAATGGACGGTCAGGTCAATACGATTTCAACGGATCATTGTAGTTTTAATTTTGAAGGGCAAAAAACAACTGGTAAAGATGATTTCAGTAAAATCCCAAATGGCATGCCAGGGGTGGAGACTCGTCCGGAATTGATTTATACCTATGGTGTGACAACTGGAAAAATCAGTTTGGAGCGCATGGTGGCCTTACTTTCAGAAGATATTGCCAAGCAGTTTTCTTTGTATCCGCAAAAAGGCATTATCCAAGCAGGCAGTGATGCAGATATCGTGATTTGGGATCCAAAAAAAACGGGTGTCATTTCAGCTGCAACCCAACTACAAAATGTGGATTATACACCATATGATGGTATGCAAACGAGAGGACAAGCAAAATCAGTTTATCTAAGAGGACAGAAAGTCGCTGAATCAGGTCGAGTTATCTTAGAAAAACAAGGAAAATTTGTATTTCGTAATATTACACCCATTGACGAATAGAATCAATCAACTTGAGTTGATTTAAATAAATATACGGAGGGGAAAATTTTTTGGAAAAAATAAAATGGACGGCAAATGAAATGCCTAAAACAAATGATCAGTATTTAACACTGATGTCAAAGGAAGCAATTGAAAAAGCCTTAGCTTTTCATCGTAGTTTCCCGCAATACAATCAGACACCATTAGCTGAATTAAAAAATATGGCTGAGTTTTTAGGTTTAAAAGACTTTTTTGTTAAAGATGAATCGTATCGTTTTGGTTTAAATGCATTTAAAGTACTTGGCGGCTCATTTGCTATGGCAAATTATATTGCAGAAAAACTCGGAAAAGATGTTGCTGATTTAACATATGATGTTTTAACTTCTGAGAAACTTAGAGATGAATTTGGGCAAGCAACATTTTTCACAGCTACCGATGGCAATCATGGACGGGGAGTTGCTTGGGCAGCGAATAAGTTGGGACAAAAATCAGTTGTTTTAATGCCGAAAGGTTCAACGCAAACCCGAAAAGAAAATATCGAAAAAGAGGGCGCCAAAGTTACCATTGAAGAAGTCAATTATGATGAATGTGTTCGAATGGCAAACAAAATGGCTGAAGAAACTGAAAACGGTGTCATGGTTCAGGATACGGCTTGGGATGGCTATGAGAAAATCCCGACATGGATCATGCAAGGTTATGGAACGATGGCATTAGAAGCATCAAAACAGTTAAAAGGAGCAGGCAAAGAACGCCCTACACATGTTTTTGTTCAAGCGGGTGTCGGCAGTTTAGCTGGAGCTGTCGTTGGTTATTTTGCCAATCTTTATCCAGATAATCCACCGAAAATGATTGTAGTTGAAGCGCAAGCGGCAGATTGTCTGTATAAATCAGCAATCGAAAAAGATGGTGAGATTCGTTTTGTAGAAGGGGATTTACAAACGATCATGGCGGGTCTTGCATGTGGTGAACCAAATACGATTTCATTTGATATTTTAGAAAATCATACGTCAGTTTTTGTTTCGGCACCAGATTGGGTTTCAGAAAAAGGAATGAGAATGCTTGGTGCGCCTCTAAAAGGCGATCCTCAGGTCGTGTCAGGGGAATCGGGAGCCGTTGCGATGGGGCTTGTTGCGACAGCAATGCAAGATCCTGATTATCAAGAGTTGCGTGAGACATTGGAACTGGATGGAAATTCAACTGTTTTAATGTTTTCAACAGAAGGGGACACAGATCCAGATAACTATAAAAAAATCTTATGGAGGTAATATAAATGGATTTCAAAGCAATTAACAAAGCAGCAGAAGGATATAGAGAGGACATGATCAAGTTTTTACGTGATTTAGTCAAAATCCCAGGAGAAAGTGCTGAAGAAGGCGCAAAAATGGATCGTGCTAAAGCTGAAATGACTAAATTAGGTTTTGATAAAATCGAAGTAGATCCGCAAGGGAATTTACTTGGATATATGGGGACTGGAAAAAAATTGATCGCCTTTGATGGTCATATGGATACGGTTGGTATCGGAGAAATGAGCAACTGGGAATTTGATCCATATGATGGGTATGAAACAGATACAGAAATTGGCGGGCGCGGTACTTCTGACCAAGAAGGTGGAATCGTTTCAGCAATTTATGGTGCTAAAATCATGAAAGATTTAGGATTACTGAATGAAAAATATACAGCTTTAGTAACAGTTACTGTTCAAGAAGAGGATTGTGATGGATTGTGCTGGCAATATATTATTCAAGAAGATAAGATTCGTCCGGAGTTTGTAGTGTCAACGGAACCAACAGATGGCGGTATTTACCGTGGTCAGCGTGGTCGGATGGAAATCAAGGTAGAGGTCAAAGGTGTTTCTTGCCACGGCTCTGCGCCAGAACGTGGAGATAATGCTATTTATAAAATGGCCGATATCTTACAAGATGTCCGTGCGTTAAATAATAATGGTGATACTGAAAGTACTGTTATTAGAGGGTTAGTTCGAATGCTTGATGAAAAATACAATCCAGAATGGAAAGAAGCTCGTTTCTTAGGTAAAGGTACTGTGACAGCCTCACAAATCTTCCATTCATCTCCAAGTCGTTGTGCAGTAGCAGATGGTTGTACTGTTTCATTAGACCGTCGAATGACTGCTGGAGAAACTTGGGAAAGCTGTCTAGATGAAATTCGTAATTTACCTGCAGTTAAAAAATATGGAGAAGATGTAGTTGTATCAATGTATGACTATGATCGTCCATCATATACAGGGTTAACGTATCCAATCGAATGTTACTTCCCAACATGGGTGATTCCAGAAGAACATGGTGTAACAAAAGCATTGATGGAAACACACAGAAATCTTTATGGAGAAGAACGTGAAGGATCAAAAGAAACAATCGATATGCGTAAAGCACGTCCACTATTAGACAAATGGACATTCTCAACAAATGGCGTATCGATCATGGGACGTAATGGAATTCCTTGTATTGGTTTTGGACCAGGAGCAGAAGCCCAAGCTCACGCACCAAACGAAAAAACGTGGAAAGATGATTTAGTACGTTGTGCCGCTGTTTACGCGGCATTACCGACTGTTTATTGTGAAAACAACTAAACAGTGCAATAGAGTATTCAGCTAAATAAAATAAGGGAAAAACGAACCGATATTCTAATGAGTAAAGGGCGTTAGAATATCGGCTATCGTATTATTCATATAGAGGAGAAATGACATGGAAACTTTTAATGATTATATTGCAAAATTGGACAAATTAGAATTTGATAAAATGTATGAAAACGACTTTTTCTTAACATGGGAAAAAACTCGTGACGAATTAGAAGCAGTCTTTACTGTAGCAGATACATTACGTTATTTAAGAGAAAATAACATTTCAACTAAAATTTTTGATAGTGGTTTAGGAATATCTTTATTCCGTGATAACTCAACGAGAACTCGTTTTAGTTTTGCTTCTGCTTGTAACCTATTGGGATTAGAAGTTCAAGATTTAGATGAAGGAAAAAGCCAAATTTCACATGGGGAAACTGTTCGTGAAACAGCGAACATGATTTCATTTATGGCAGATATTATCGGGATTCGTGATGACATGTACATCGGTAAAGGAAATACGTACATGCGTGAAGTATCAGAATCTGTGCAAGAAGGACATAAAGATGGTGTATTAGAACAACGTCCAACTTTAGTCAATTTACAATGTGATATCGATCATCCAACGCAAGCAATGGCAGATGCTCTACATTTGATCCATGAATTTGGTGGTGTTGAAAACTTAAAAGGGAAAAAAGTAGCGATGACGTGGGCTTATTCACCATCTTATGGTAAGCCGTTGTCAGTTCCTCAAGGAATTGTTGGATTAATGACGCGCCTTGGGATGGATGTTGTTTTAGCACATCCAGAAGGCTATGAAATCATGCCAGAAGTGGAAGAAGTTGCCAAGAAAAATGCAGCGGAAGCTGGTGGTTCATTCACTAAAACGA
This sequence is a window from Enterococcus sp. 7F3_DIV0205. Protein-coding genes within it:
- a CDS encoding YgeY family selenium metabolism-linked hydrolase, with product MDFKAINKAAEGYREDMIKFLRDLVKIPGESAEEGAKMDRAKAEMTKLGFDKIEVDPQGNLLGYMGTGKKLIAFDGHMDTVGIGEMSNWEFDPYDGYETDTEIGGRGTSDQEGGIVSAIYGAKIMKDLGLLNEKYTALVTVTVQEEDCDGLCWQYIIQEDKIRPEFVVSTEPTDGGIYRGQRGRMEIKVEVKGVSCHGSAPERGDNAIYKMADILQDVRALNNNGDTESTVIRGLVRMLDEKYNPEWKEARFLGKGTVTASQIFHSSPSRCAVADGCTVSLDRRMTAGETWESCLDEIRNLPAVKKYGEDVVVSMYDYDRPSYTGLTYPIECYFPTWVIPEEHGVTKALMETHRNLYGEEREGSKETIDMRKARPLLDKWTFSTNGVSIMGRNGIPCIGFGPGAEAQAHAPNEKTWKDDLVRCAAVYAALPTVYCENN
- the ygeW gene encoding knotted carbamoyltransferase YgeW, which translates into the protein METFNDYIAKLDKLEFDKMYENDFFLTWEKTRDELEAVFTVADTLRYLRENNISTKIFDSGLGISLFRDNSTRTRFSFASACNLLGLEVQDLDEGKSQISHGETVRETANMISFMADIIGIRDDMYIGKGNTYMREVSESVQEGHKDGVLEQRPTLVNLQCDIDHPTQAMADALHLIHEFGGVENLKGKKVAMTWAYSPSYGKPLSVPQGIVGLMTRLGMDVVLAHPEGYEIMPEVEEVAKKNAAEAGGSFTKTNSMAEAFKDADVVYPKSWAPFAAMEKRTQLYGEGDQAGIDKLEKELLAQNTNHKDWECTEELMKTTKDGKALYMHCLPADITGVSCKEGEVEASVFDRYRVELYKEASYKPYIIAAMIFLSKVKSPQATLKDLEKKATQREVK